The Syntrophales bacterium genome has a window encoding:
- a CDS encoding GvpL/GvpF family gas vesicle protein — PRDWVELGEMVKKALDTKKKQEEKAILNCLKGLWVEHKKNDAFGDQMITNSAFLIRKDGEKAFDEMVDKITAEYDGKMKFKYVGPVPPCNFVEIVVKW; from the coding sequence CACCGCGGGATTGGGTAGAGCTGGGCGAGATGGTAAAAAAGGCTCTGGATACCAAAAAAAAACAGGAAGAAAAGGCGATTCTCAATTGTTTGAAAGGTCTCTGGGTGGAGCATAAGAAAAACGATGCTTTCGGTGATCAGATGATTACCAACAGCGCCTTTTTGATTAGGAAAGATGGTGAAAAGGCATTTGACGAAATGGTGGATAAAATTACGGCAGAATATGACGGGAAGATGAAATTCAAATATGTGGGCCCGGTGCCACCCTGTAACTTTGTGGAAATTGTGGTGAAATGGTAA
- a CDS encoding four helix bundle protein, whose amino-acid sequence MAKTYENLDAWIKAVELTVSIYEITRDFPKEEIYGLTSQIRRAVISISSNLAEGAGRPSKKDFARFVDIGMGSLNETESLLIVAHKLGFINSEAYVSTRSKTEELGRILNGLKKYLRE is encoded by the coding sequence ATGGCAAAAACATATGAAAACCTGGACGCATGGATAAAGGCAGTCGAATTAACCGTAAGCATATACGAAATAACCCGAGATTTTCCAAAAGAGGAAATTTACGGCTTAACCTCGCAGATTCGAAGGGCCGTTATCTCGATTTCAAGTAATCTCGCGGAAGGCGCAGGGAGACCGTCAAAAAAGGACTTTGCACGTTTCGTAGACATTGGCATGGGATCTCTCAACGAGACCGAAAGCCTGCTCATAGTGGCACATAAACTTGGGTTTATTAACAGCGAAGCATACGTGAGTACAAGAAGCAAAACTGAAGAATTGGGCCGAATACTTAATGGACTGAAGAAATATTTGAGGGAATAA
- a CDS encoding gas vesicle protein GvpG produces MAFILDDILFSPLKLTIWLAKKLRESAYEEMTDESKIHEELLQLQMRYEMKEIDDETYEKEETKLMEKLEAIRKMKEEEE; encoded by the coding sequence ATGGCTTTCATATTAGATGACATATTGTTTTCCCCGCTCAAGTTGACCATATGGTTAGCGAAGAAACTTCGAGAATCTGCCTATGAGGAAATGACAGACGAGTCAAAGATTCATGAAGAGTTGCTCCAACTTCAGATGCGATACGAAATGAAAGAAATCGACGATGAAACGTATGAGAAAGAAGAAACAAAATTAATGGAGAAATTAGAGGCAATCAGAAAAATGAAAGAGGAGGAGGAGTAA
- a CDS encoding zinc ribbon domain-containing protein → MPTTGKKTGAFRCSRCGEITSGGLKSCPECGQRLTLECPDCGHIWRHIHGYKFCPNCGKRVSEK, encoded by the coding sequence ATGCCGACAACAGGCAAAAAAACTGGTGCTTTCAGATGTTCCAGATGCGGAGAGATAACTTCAGGAGGATTAAAAAGTTGCCCTGAATGCGGACAGAGGCTGACACTTGAATGTCCCGATTGCGGGCATATCTGGCGTCATATACATGGTTATAAGTTTTGTCCCAACTGCGGGAAACGAGTTTCCGAAAAATAG